The following proteins come from a genomic window of Haloactinomyces albus:
- a CDS encoding helix-turn-helix domain-containing protein yields MTDPPAHPGTPEAFDDADYPAYTMGRAAEMLGVTPDFLRSLGPAGLLDPNRSAGGHRRYSRAELALASRVRALLDEDGMSLLVAACRLARTEADLAHAQQRLAELDHTHHSDRPARKGDR; encoded by the coding sequence ATGACTGATCCCCCTGCTCATCCCGGCACGCCGGAGGCCTTCGACGACGCCGACTACCCCGCCTACACCATGGGCCGCGCGGCCGAGATGCTCGGCGTGACCCCGGACTTCCTGCGCAGCCTCGGCCCCGCCGGGCTGCTGGACCCGAACCGCTCGGCCGGCGGGCACCGCCGCTACAGCCGCGCTGAGCTCGCCCTGGCCTCCCGGGTGCGGGCCCTGCTCGACGAGGACGGGATGAGCCTGCTCGTGGCCGCCTGCCGACTGGCCCGCACCGAAGCCGACCTCGCCCACGCCCAACAACGCCTGGCCGAGCTGGACCACACCCACCACAGCGATCGCCCCGCGCGGAAAGGAGACCGGTGA
- a CDS encoding Hsp20/alpha crystallin family protein, whose protein sequence is MTMALDPLFRDLNRLTTEVFGSSRVPQAMPMDVYRSGENYVAEFDLPGIDADSLEVRAENNTLTVRAQRHSRAAGESEVAYVSAERPRGTFSRQLSLGDGLDLDNISADYTDGVLTVTLPVAEQAKPRQISVGHGGGHHKVIEGGGSS, encoded by the coding sequence ATGACCATGGCCCTGGACCCGCTGTTTCGGGACCTCAACCGGCTGACCACTGAGGTGTTCGGTTCCAGCCGCGTGCCGCAGGCCATGCCCATGGACGTCTACCGCAGCGGCGAGAACTACGTCGCCGAGTTCGACCTGCCCGGCATCGACGCCGACTCGCTGGAGGTGCGCGCGGAGAACAACACGCTGACCGTGCGGGCCCAGCGGCATTCCCGTGCGGCCGGGGAGAGTGAGGTCGCCTACGTCTCGGCCGAGCGCCCGCGGGGCACGTTCTCCCGCCAGCTCTCCCTCGGGGACGGGCTGGATCTGGACAACATCAGCGCCGACTACACCGACGGGGTGCTCACGGTGACGCTGCCGGTGGCCGAGCAGGCCAAGCCCCGCCAGATCTCCGTCGGCCACGGCGGCGGCCACCACAAGGTCATCGAAGGCGGCGGGAGCAGCTGA
- a CDS encoding cold-shock protein, producing MTQGTVKWFNAEKGFGFIAPDAGGPDVFVHYSAIDGRGFRTLEENQQVTYDVTQGPKGAQAELVRAV from the coding sequence ATGACTCAGGGAACCGTGAAGTGGTTCAACGCGGAGAAGGGCTTTGGCTTCATCGCCCCCGACGCGGGCGGGCCGGACGTGTTCGTGCACTACTCGGCCATCGATGGCAGGGGTTTTCGCACCCTCGAGGAGAACCAGCAGGTGACCTACGACGTCACCCAGGGCCCCAAGGGCGCCCAAGCCGAGCTCGTCCGCGCGGTCTAA
- a CDS encoding STAS domain-containing protein codes for MRAIMMSLTTTSAVFTVDGDLAGPDVAGLAERLWPHLLTAPPATVLDLGAAATIDSAGVDLLAAAHTYAAHRGCALHIINAAPRVQRALHAAAASTGPVIGPHTESATATAPIEAPRPPAHGGDGLMRPIRHVATTLSDDAWQITGADGQHTARVIGTAADAVARAHHQLAAYGGGRVLVTDTD; via the coding sequence ATGCGGGCCATCATGATGTCCCTGACCACCACGTCTGCTGTGTTCACCGTGGATGGTGATCTCGCCGGTCCCGACGTCGCCGGGCTGGCCGAGCGGCTCTGGCCGCACCTGCTGACCGCGCCACCGGCCACGGTCCTGGACCTGGGCGCGGCCGCCACCATCGACAGCGCAGGCGTCGACCTGCTGGCCGCCGCGCACACCTACGCCGCGCACCGCGGCTGCGCGCTGCACATCATCAACGCCGCACCACGCGTGCAGCGTGCGCTGCACGCGGCCGCAGCGAGCACGGGCCCGGTGATCGGCCCCCACACGGAGTCGGCCACAGCCACGGCACCCATCGAGGCGCCGCGGCCACCCGCGCACGGCGGTGATGGCCTGATGCGTCCCATCCGGCACGTCGCAACGACGTTGTCCGACGATGCCTGGCAGATCACCGGTGCCGACGGCCAGCACACCGCGCGGGTCATCGGCACCGCCGCCGACGCCGTCGCCCGTGCCCACCACCAGCTCGCCGCCTACGGCGGAGGCCGTGTGCTGGTCACCGACACCGACTGA